One genomic segment of Kordiimonas sp. SCSIO 12603 includes these proteins:
- a CDS encoding GntR family transcriptional regulator, protein MANTTALTEEDVCQRIRDSILEQRIAPGTKLTEESLCGIFGVSRTTIRRVFLLLSKDNIIRLERNKGATIAAPTVEEAHQVFEARRATEKALLRRATERVQPQDIARLRAHLEEEQTALNEADLAAWIRLSGEFHIKLAHIARNEPMCTFLQQLVFQSSLIISQYGTAGAPSSCKGGEHERLVDALEHQDAETAQTIMAEHLRGIESQLSFETEESGQDLHAIFAAAS, encoded by the coding sequence ATGGCAAACACCACAGCACTAACGGAAGAAGACGTGTGCCAGCGTATCAGGGATAGTATCCTTGAGCAGCGTATTGCGCCTGGCACAAAACTCACTGAAGAATCACTGTGCGGCATATTTGGGGTAAGCCGTACGACAATCAGAAGGGTTTTCCTCCTGCTTAGTAAAGACAACATCATCAGGCTTGAACGCAACAAAGGTGCGACAATTGCCGCGCCAACAGTTGAAGAAGCGCATCAGGTTTTCGAAGCAAGGCGCGCAACGGAAAAAGCGCTTTTGCGCCGTGCCACCGAGCGCGTGCAACCTCAGGATATCGCACGTCTACGTGCGCACCTTGAGGAAGAACAAACCGCACTCAACGAAGCAGATCTCGCCGCATGGATCAGGCTTTCAGGAGAGTTTCATATCAAACTTGCGCATATTGCGCGCAATGAACCTATGTGCACTTTCCTTCAGCAGCTGGTGTTTCAAAGCTCTTTGATTATATCGCAGTACGGCACAGCGGGCGCGCCATCAAGCTGTAAGGGTGGAGAACATGAACGCCTTGTTGATGCGCTTGAACACCAAGACGCAGAAACAGCACAAACCATTATGGCAGAACATTTGCGCGGCATTGAAAGCCAGCTTTCTTTCGAAACCGAAGAATCCGGACAAGACCTGCACGCGATCTTTGCTGCCGCCAGTTAA
- the uraD gene encoding 2-oxo-4-hydroxy-4-carboxy-5-ureidoimidazoline decarboxylase translates to MPFMKQRPSEISETEFMVTYGVIYEHSPWIAKGAWEAKDSGNLDTLQGLHNAMKKAVADGSDEAKMRLICAHPDLAGKLAISGELTEESKSEQAGAGLDRCTPEEFEEFQSLNAVYKTKFGFPFIVAVKGMDRTEILAHFRARINNDRETEFATALEQIDRIAFFRLSDLAE, encoded by the coding sequence ATGCCCTTCATGAAACAAAGGCCAAGCGAGATTTCTGAAACCGAATTTATGGTGACATATGGTGTGATTTACGAACATTCACCATGGATTGCCAAAGGTGCGTGGGAAGCGAAAGACTCTGGAAACCTCGACACACTTCAAGGCCTTCATAACGCCATGAAGAAGGCTGTCGCAGATGGTAGTGATGAAGCCAAAATGCGGCTTATCTGTGCCCACCCGGATCTGGCAGGCAAGCTGGCAATTAGCGGCGAATTGACCGAAGAATCGAAATCTGAGCAGGCTGGCGCAGGGCTTGATCGCTGTACACCAGAAGAATTTGAAGAATTCCAATCCTTGAATGCTGTTTATAAAACCAAATTCGGATTCCCGTTTATTGTGGCCGTGAAAGGCATGGACCGTACAGAAATTCTGGCCCACTTCAGAGCCCGTATCAATAACGATAGGGAAACAGAGTTCGCCACAGCACTTGAACAAATTGACCGCATTGCCTTCTTCAGGCTTTCAGACCTAGCGGAATAA
- the puuE gene encoding allantoinase PuuE, producing the protein MTEQAYPRDMIGYGPKPPHANWPGGAKIAVQVVMNYEEGGENCVLHGDPAAETFLSEIVSAPHVEDRHMSMESIYEYGSRAGVWRLLRLFEKYDIPVTVFAVAMALQRHPEVAKACMDAGHEICSHGLRWINYQNVDIETERQHMQDAIKIIQDITGERPLGWYTGRTSPNTGKLVAEEGSFLYDADDYSDDLPFWKTVDGRPQLVVPYTLDVNDMRFAAVQGFNAGDQFFNYLKDAFDTLYEEGETSPKMMSVGLHCRLIGRPGRIKALERFFEYARSHKDAWFCRRIDIAKHWHAEHPYKGEK; encoded by the coding sequence ATGACAGAGCAAGCATACCCACGGGATATGATCGGCTATGGCCCCAAGCCCCCTCACGCCAACTGGCCGGGCGGCGCCAAAATAGCTGTCCAGGTGGTGATGAATTATGAGGAAGGCGGTGAAAACTGTGTGTTGCACGGTGACCCAGCCGCCGAAACTTTTCTGTCAGAGATTGTAAGTGCGCCTCATGTGGAAGATCGCCACATGAGTATGGAATCTATCTATGAATACGGTAGCCGCGCGGGTGTTTGGCGGCTGCTGAGGCTCTTTGAAAAATACGATATTCCGGTAACGGTTTTCGCAGTTGCTATGGCACTTCAGCGACACCCAGAAGTAGCCAAGGCATGCATGGATGCAGGACATGAAATTTGTAGCCACGGCCTACGCTGGATCAACTACCAGAATGTAGATATTGAAACCGAACGCCAGCATATGCAGGACGCCATCAAGATCATTCAGGATATCACTGGCGAGCGGCCACTTGGCTGGTATACGGGCCGTACAAGCCCCAACACGGGCAAACTGGTAGCAGAGGAAGGTAGTTTCCTTTATGACGCGGATGATTATAGTGATGACCTTCCCTTCTGGAAAACGGTGGATGGTAGGCCGCAACTGGTTGTGCCCTATACGCTTGATGTAAATGACATGCGTTTCGCAGCGGTTCAGGGTTTTAACGCTGGTGACCAGTTCTTTAACTATCTGAAAGATGCCTTCGATACACTGTATGAAGAAGGCGAAACCAGTCCCAAGATGATGTCGGTTGGGCTTCACTGCCGCCTTATTGGCAGACCGGGGCGCATCAAAGCGCTCGAACGTTTCTTTGAATATGCGCGCTCCCATAAAGACGCATGGTTCTGCCGCCGCATTGACATTGCCAAACACTGGCATGCTGAACACCCTTATAAGGGAGAGAAATAA
- the uraH gene encoding hydroxyisourate hydrolase — MGRLTTHVLDTANGCPGEGIKIKLYALKGEERRLLKSAATNDDGRVDSPLLDGDDFKTGEYLLEFEAGSYFRARGTELAEPAFLDVVPIRFGIADVDAHYHVPLLISPYGYSTYRGS; from the coding sequence ATGGGACGTTTAACCACCCATGTACTGGACACTGCAAATGGCTGTCCGGGAGAAGGCATTAAAATCAAGCTATATGCTTTGAAGGGTGAAGAACGCCGTCTGTTGAAATCCGCTGCCACAAATGATGATGGCCGTGTTGATAGCCCGCTTCTTGATGGGGATGATTTCAAAACTGGTGAATATCTGCTAGAGTTTGAGGCAGGTAGTTATTTTCGGGCTCGTGGTACAGAGCTGGCGGAGCCAGCCTTTCTAGACGTGGTGCCTATCCGTTTTGGTATAGCGGATGTGGATGCACATTATCACGTGCCCTTGTTGATTTCCCCATACGGCTACAGCACCTACAGAGGCAGCTAG
- a CDS encoding GGDEF domain-containing protein, producing the protein MSFGDGMNKAGDIAKQAIELMDSHKVPPAPPNFAIWYSYVSQRYPDLKIALDQMIRDDADFDGMVNQSLYDTYLGYEKEGALLQETGAHMKEQADKMLEVIGGASSEIEGVRASIKDNLKSFSEDASITGIEAFVQNMMQETRRIQETNAQLQARLEKSSAEIETLQSNLKQAEKESYTDALTGIANRKKFDAFLKAASEMAEKDGSKLCLAVGDIDFFKKFNDTFGHQVGDQVLKLVAGALHANVKGSDLAARYGGEEFALVLPDTQIEDGFKLVDNIRDKIGSQRVRNRQAEKDFGNVTLSLGIAEFKPGEALSDFVERADAALYKSKEGGRNRTTIAE; encoded by the coding sequence ATGAGCTTTGGCGATGGGATGAACAAAGCAGGGGATATTGCTAAACAGGCAATTGAACTGATGGACAGCCATAAGGTGCCTCCAGCACCACCTAATTTCGCAATTTGGTATAGCTATGTTAGCCAGCGTTATCCGGATTTGAAGATAGCACTTGATCAGATGATCAGGGACGATGCCGACTTTGACGGCATGGTCAACCAGTCACTGTATGATACATATCTGGGCTATGAGAAAGAAGGTGCGCTTCTGCAGGAAACCGGCGCTCATATGAAAGAGCAGGCGGATAAAATGCTTGAAGTTATTGGTGGTGCTTCTTCAGAAATTGAAGGCGTGCGCGCTTCCATCAAGGATAATCTTAAATCTTTCAGCGAAGATGCGTCCATTACTGGTATCGAAGCATTTGTACAGAATATGATGCAGGAAACTCGTCGTATTCAGGAAACCAATGCGCAGCTTCAAGCGCGCCTTGAAAAATCCTCGGCTGAAATTGAAACGCTGCAATCAAATCTGAAACAGGCGGAAAAAGAAAGCTACACAGACGCTCTCACTGGTATCGCAAACCGGAAGAAGTTTGACGCGTTTCTTAAGGCCGCTTCCGAAATGGCAGAGAAAGACGGCAGCAAGCTCTGTCTCGCCGTTGGGGATATCGATTTCTTCAAGAAGTTTAATGATACCTTTGGTCACCAGGTGGGTGATCAGGTTTTGAAACTTGTTGCTGGTGCGCTTCATGCCAATGTGAAGGGGAGCGATTTAGCAGCTCGTTATGGTGGTGAAGAGTTTGCGCTTGTCCTGCCAGATACACAGATTGAAGATGGCTTTAAGCTTGTGGATAACATTCGCGATAAAATCGGTTCTCAGCGTGTTCGCAATAGGCAAGCGGAAAAAGATTTTGGTAATGTAACGCTGTCGCTCGGAATTGCAGAATTTAAGCCGGGTGAGGCGCTTTCGGATTTCGTGGAACGTGCTGACGCTGCACTCTACAAATCAAAAGAAGGCGGCCGTAACCGCACAACTATTGCTGAATAA
- the alc gene encoding allantoicase yields the protein MTDHSFTRFINMASPRLGAEVIFATDDFFADKSRLIKDEEAVFIPGKYDDNGKWMDGWESRRKRGQGFDHCILKLGQAGIIKGLDIDTSHFTGNFPPAASVEACFSNADTPGEEAEWIEIVPSMNLNGDSHHLVAVENDTPFTHLRLNIYPDGGVARLRVYGEFYKVWQESDYGKEMDLLAMENGGRPIIANNEHFGVLSNIMQPGKGINMGDGWETRRRREPGNDWAIVALGHAGEINRILVDTAYFKGNFPESISLQAARVAGGTDDSLPVQSQFWEELMPRQKLTADAEHTFESELNKLGSISHVRINIYPDGGISRLRLFGTLDKE from the coding sequence ATGACAGACCACAGCTTTACGCGCTTTATCAATATGGCGTCCCCGCGCTTGGGTGCAGAAGTAATATTCGCCACTGATGATTTTTTTGCTGATAAAAGCCGCCTGATCAAAGACGAAGAAGCGGTTTTCATCCCCGGCAAATATGATGATAACGGCAAATGGATGGACGGATGGGAAAGCCGCCGCAAACGCGGACAAGGTTTTGATCACTGCATCCTGAAACTGGGACAAGCCGGCATTATCAAAGGCCTGGATATTGATACCAGCCATTTCACTGGCAACTTCCCCCCGGCTGCTTCAGTTGAAGCCTGTTTCAGCAATGCAGATACACCCGGAGAAGAAGCTGAATGGATTGAGATTGTACCGTCAATGAATCTAAACGGCGACAGCCACCATCTGGTTGCTGTAGAGAATGATACACCCTTCACGCACTTACGCCTGAATATCTACCCTGATGGCGGCGTTGCTCGTCTGCGTGTGTATGGCGAATTCTACAAGGTTTGGCAGGAAAGCGATTACGGCAAGGAAATGGACCTGCTCGCCATGGAAAATGGTGGCCGCCCAATCATTGCCAATAACGAGCATTTTGGCGTGCTTTCAAACATCATGCAGCCTGGTAAAGGCATTAATATGGGCGATGGTTGGGAAACACGACGCCGCCGGGAGCCAGGGAATGATTGGGCGATTGTTGCCCTTGGTCATGCAGGAGAAATTAACCGCATTCTTGTAGATACAGCCTATTTCAAAGGGAACTTCCCTGAAAGCATCAGTCTGCAGGCAGCACGCGTAGCGGGCGGCACAGATGATAGCCTACCGGTTCAAAGCCAGTTCTGGGAAGAACTGATGCCGCGCCAGAAACTTACCGCTGATGCTGAACACACTTTCGAGAGCGAGCTGAATAAGCTTGGCTCTATCAGCCATGTTCGAATTAATATCTATCCAGATGGCGGTATCAGCCGTCTCCGTTTGTTTGGAACTTTAGATAAAGAATAA
- a CDS encoding nuclear transport factor 2 family protein — translation MSKFLTAGLLGLFLMLTPTVQADDKDIIRGKMQAWLDAYNTKDIGALMALYGDRIYYANNGSDLVTSIEQIRANYGAQFKAGGGATVEFSEELVTVGEKLAHIAGKYRVNIPQGDGKAQSFYGRVLLIFEKQADEWKLVVDFDNQGKDLSAENFH, via the coding sequence ATGAGCAAATTCCTAACCGCTGGCCTTCTGGGATTATTCCTTATGCTGACACCTACAGTGCAGGCGGATGATAAAGATATTATCCGCGGAAAGATGCAAGCCTGGCTCGATGCCTATAACACCAAAGATATTGGTGCTCTTATGGCTTTATATGGTGACCGTATCTATTATGCTAATAACGGCAGTGATCTGGTAACATCTATAGAGCAAATCCGAGCTAACTATGGCGCACAGTTCAAGGCTGGAGGCGGTGCAACCGTTGAATTTTCAGAGGAATTGGTAACTGTAGGGGAAAAGCTTGCGCATATCGCAGGAAAATATCGTGTGAATATCCCGCAAGGAGACGGTAAAGCACAGAGCTTTTACGGCAGGGTTTTATTGATCTTTGAAAAACAGGCTGATGAGTGGAAGCTGGTAGTTGATTTTGATAATCAGGGCAAAGACCTGTCAGCAGAAAACTTCCACTAA
- the xdhA gene encoding xanthine dehydrogenase small subunit, with translation MSGTVRFLLDGRVHEIHSPDPTATLLNYLRYDMARTGTKEGCAEGDCGACTVVVGELRGGRVEYKAVNACIIFLPTLDGKELLTVESLKSKSGGLHPVQEALVETHGSQCGFCTPGFVMSLYALYLEGPNPTKDRIEDALAGNLCRCTGYGPIIDAANRMFELGADELPDMQEQVAALEGIKRDDTLYISAKSKLTGNEKRYFAPVNVDTLAAVAEQNPDATFLAGGTDVGLWVTKMHKELATVIYLGDVAELKEITETADSVEIGAGVTYTDAMELLAGLYPDFGELIRRIGSTQIRNSGTIGGNIANGSPIGDTPPALIALGAKLVLRKGHEERTIDLEDFFIDYGKQDRAAGEFVAKVIVPKPAADTAFRSYKLSKRFDQDISAVCAAFSIALEGETVKEARFAYGGMAATPKRAANAESALVGKAFTEENVEAAMEAMANDFSPLTDMRASKDYRMLSAQNLLMKVFVELTSDADTRLALRQEMANV, from the coding sequence ATGTCAGGTACTGTTCGGTTTCTGCTGGACGGACGGGTTCATGAAATCCATAGCCCAGACCCAACGGCCACATTATTGAATTATCTGCGTTACGATATGGCGCGCACCGGTACCAAAGAAGGATGTGCCGAAGGTGATTGCGGCGCTTGTACGGTGGTTGTTGGTGAACTCAGGGGTGGCCGTGTGGAATATAAAGCGGTGAATGCCTGCATTATCTTCCTGCCCACACTCGACGGTAAAGAACTGCTGACCGTGGAAAGCCTGAAATCAAAATCGGGTGGCTTGCATCCTGTTCAGGAAGCACTTGTTGAAACTCATGGTTCGCAGTGCGGTTTCTGTACACCGGGTTTTGTGATGTCGCTTTACGCGCTGTACCTCGAAGGCCCTAACCCAACGAAAGACCGTATCGAAGATGCACTTGCGGGTAACCTTTGCCGCTGCACGGGCTATGGCCCTATCATTGATGCGGCGAACCGCATGTTTGAACTGGGCGCTGATGAACTGCCTGATATGCAGGAGCAAGTAGCGGCCCTTGAAGGTATTAAGCGGGATGATACGCTTTATATCTCAGCGAAAAGCAAGCTGACAGGGAATGAAAAACGCTATTTCGCACCCGTGAATGTAGATACGCTTGCAGCTGTTGCAGAACAGAACCCGGATGCTACCTTCCTTGCGGGCGGTACAGACGTTGGCCTTTGGGTTACCAAAATGCATAAAGAGCTGGCGACAGTGATTTATCTGGGTGATGTGGCTGAACTGAAAGAAATTACCGAAACTGCGGATAGTGTTGAGATTGGCGCGGGTGTTACCTACACGGATGCCATGGAACTGCTTGCAGGCCTCTATCCTGATTTTGGCGAATTGATCCGCCGTATCGGTTCCACGCAAATCCGCAATAGCGGCACCATTGGTGGTAATATCGCGAACGGTTCCCCGATTGGTGATACACCGCCAGCGCTTATTGCGCTTGGTGCTAAGCTTGTGCTCCGTAAAGGGCACGAAGAACGCACTATCGATCTTGAAGATTTCTTCATTGATTACGGTAAGCAAGACCGTGCAGCAGGTGAATTTGTTGCCAAAGTAATTGTGCCGAAACCGGCGGCAGATACGGCATTCCGTTCTTACAAATTATCCAAGCGTTTTGACCAGGATATCTCTGCCGTGTGCGCAGCATTCTCTATCGCTCTTGAGGGTGAAACTGTGAAAGAAGCGCGCTTCGCATATGGCGGTATGGCAGCAACACCAAAACGCGCTGCAAATGCAGAAAGCGCATTGGTTGGCAAAGCCTTCACAGAAGAAAATGTGGAAGCAGCTATGGAAGCGATGGCAAATGATTTCAGCCCGCTTACAGATATGCGTGCCTCGAAGGATTACCGCATGTTATCGGCGCAAAACCTGTTGATGAAAGTATTTGTTGAGCTTACCAGCGATGCGGATACCCGCCTTGCTCTAAGGCAGGAGATGGCCAATGTCTAA